A stretch of Streptomyces vietnamensis DNA encodes these proteins:
- a CDS encoding quaternary amine ABC transporter ATP-binding protein: MTPTQTEVSQRHGAHQDSYGTPVISVRRLWKVFGPKADQVPDSEELRGLTRRELMDRTGCTAAVRDVDFDVRKGEVFVVMGLSGSGKSTLVRCLTRLIEPTAGELLFEGEDIREADGRRLRELRRRKFSMVFQHFGLLPHRRVVDNVAFGLEIRGMSRAERTARALEVVELVGLAGYENSYPDQLSGGMQQRVGLARALAGDPDVLFFDEPFSALDPLIRRDMQNEVIRLHREVGKTMVFITHDLSEALKLGDRILIMRDGRTVQCGTGDELVGAPADDYVREFVKDVPRGDVLTLRWIMRPVGPHDALDGPELGPDVVVKEATRAVLAADRPVKVVEDGKLLGIVGDEEILAVVAGQEGGA, translated from the coding sequence ATGACCCCAACGCAGACCGAGGTGTCGCAGCGGCACGGCGCGCACCAGGATTCGTACGGCACTCCGGTCATATCCGTGCGCCGGCTGTGGAAGGTGTTCGGGCCGAAGGCCGACCAGGTACCGGACTCCGAGGAGCTGCGCGGCCTCACCCGCCGCGAGCTCATGGACCGCACCGGGTGCACCGCCGCCGTCCGCGACGTCGACTTCGACGTCCGCAAGGGGGAGGTGTTCGTCGTCATGGGCCTGTCCGGCTCGGGCAAGTCCACGCTGGTGCGATGTCTGACCCGGCTGATCGAACCCACCGCCGGTGAGCTCCTCTTCGAGGGCGAGGACATCCGCGAGGCGGACGGCAGGCGCCTGCGCGAGCTGCGGCGCCGCAAGTTCTCCATGGTCTTCCAGCACTTCGGGCTGCTGCCCCACCGCCGGGTGGTGGACAACGTGGCCTTCGGTCTGGAGATCCGCGGCATGAGCAGGGCCGAGCGCACCGCGCGGGCCCTGGAGGTCGTCGAACTGGTCGGCCTCGCAGGCTACGAGAACTCCTACCCCGACCAGCTCTCGGGCGGCATGCAGCAGCGCGTCGGCCTCGCCCGGGCGCTGGCCGGCGACCCCGACGTGCTCTTCTTCGACGAGCCCTTCTCGGCACTCGACCCGCTGATCCGCCGCGACATGCAGAACGAGGTCATCCGGCTGCACCGCGAGGTCGGCAAGACGATGGTCTTCATCACCCACGACCTCTCCGAGGCGCTCAAGCTGGGCGACCGCATCCTGATCATGCGCGACGGCAGGACGGTCCAGTGCGGCACCGGCGACGAGCTGGTGGGCGCCCCGGCCGACGACTACGTCCGCGAGTTCGTCAAGGACGTGCCGCGCGGCGACGTGCTCACCCTGCGGTGGATCATGCGCCCGGTGGGGCCCCATGACGCCCTGGACGGTCCCGAGCTGGGCCCGGACGTCGTGGTGAAGGAGGCCACCCGGGCGGTACTGGCGGCCGACCGGCCGGTCAAGGTCGTGGAGGACGGCAAGTTGCTCGGCATCGTCGGCGACGAGGAGATCCTCGCGGTGGTCGCCGGGCAGGAAGGCGGCGCGTGA
- a CDS encoding aromatic ring-hydroxylating oxygenase subunit alpha yields MTSTGLPDSLIATLPGSSYTDPAIFAQEQERIFETMWFCVARASELAKPGAFRTVDVGRESILVTRARDNSIRAYFNVCRHRGAKLCTEETGEVKRAFQCPYHAWTYDLNGKLVAAPNLTKMPDVGRTEYGLVGVAVREWLGYVWVCLAENPPSFEEDVIGAAVTRLGDVESIERYGVENLSVGRRIVYDVKANWKLIIENFMECYHCATIHPELTEVLPEFADGYAAQYYVGHGAEFGEDIQGFTVDGSEGLDRIPGVTEEQDRRYYAITVKPQVFINLIPDHVIFHRMYPVAADRTIVECDWLYLPHVVESGKDVSRSVELFDRVNRQDFDACERTQPGMSSRMYAKGGVLVPSEHHIGAFHDWVNERLGTPQA; encoded by the coding sequence GTGACATCGACCGGTCTGCCGGACAGCCTGATCGCCACCCTCCCCGGCTCCTCCTACACGGATCCGGCGATCTTCGCCCAGGAGCAGGAGCGCATATTCGAGACCATGTGGTTCTGCGTCGCGCGCGCCTCGGAACTGGCGAAGCCCGGCGCCTTCCGCACCGTCGACGTGGGCCGCGAGAGCATCCTCGTCACCCGCGCGAGGGACAACTCCATCCGCGCCTACTTCAATGTGTGCCGGCATCGCGGAGCCAAGCTCTGCACCGAGGAGACCGGCGAGGTCAAGCGGGCCTTCCAATGCCCGTACCACGCCTGGACCTACGACCTGAACGGCAAGCTCGTCGCCGCGCCCAACCTCACCAAGATGCCCGACGTCGGCCGCACCGAGTACGGCCTGGTGGGCGTGGCCGTCCGTGAATGGCTCGGATACGTCTGGGTCTGTCTGGCGGAGAACCCGCCCTCCTTCGAGGAGGACGTCATCGGCGCGGCCGTCACCCGCCTCGGCGACGTGGAGTCGATCGAGCGCTACGGCGTCGAGAACCTCTCGGTCGGCAGGCGGATCGTCTACGACGTCAAGGCCAACTGGAAGCTCATCATCGAGAACTTCATGGAGTGCTACCACTGCGCCACGATCCACCCCGAACTCACCGAGGTGCTCCCCGAGTTCGCGGACGGCTACGCGGCCCAGTACTACGTCGGCCACGGCGCCGAGTTCGGCGAGGACATCCAGGGCTTCACCGTCGACGGCTCCGAGGGTCTCGACCGCATCCCCGGGGTGACGGAGGAACAGGACCGCCGCTACTACGCGATCACCGTCAAGCCGCAGGTCTTCATCAACCTCATCCCCGACCACGTCATCTTCCACCGGATGTACCCGGTGGCCGCCGACCGCACGATCGTCGAGTGCGACTGGCTCTATCTCCCGCACGTCGTCGAGAGCGGCAAGGACGTCAGCCGTTCCGTGGAACTCTTCGACCGGGTCAACCGCCAGGACTTCGACGCATGCGAGCGCACGCAGCCCGGCATGAGCTCCCGCATGTACGCCAAGGGCGGCGTGCTTGTGCCCAGTGAGCACCACATCGGGGCCTTCCACGACTGGGTGAACGAGCGCCTGGGCACTCCCCAGGCGTGA
- the purU gene encoding formyltetrahydrofolate deformylase produces MEVAVSPKYPRPRPGREYVLTLSCPDSAGLVHAVSGFLVRNSGNIVESQQFDDRLQGRFFMRVHFDVSDPDTNAKTLRYRFGPVAEAYRIDWTLSEASTPTRTLIMVSKFGHCLNDLLFRRRTGALNIEIPAIVSNHRDFEGLAETYGIPFHHIPVTKDTKAEAEARLMELVRELDIDLVVLARYMQILSDDLCKQLEGRAINIHHSFLPSFKGARPYEQAYARGVKLVGATAHYVTPDLDEGQIIEQDVVRVDHSLDPGDLVTVGRDVEAQVLAHAVKWHSESRVMVYDNRTVVFR; encoded by the coding sequence ATGGAGGTCGCTGTGTCCCCCAAGTACCCTCGACCGCGGCCCGGCCGTGAATACGTCCTCACCCTCTCGTGTCCCGACAGCGCCGGACTGGTCCACGCGGTGAGCGGCTTCCTCGTCAGGAACTCGGGAAACATCGTGGAAAGCCAGCAGTTCGACGATCGACTCCAGGGCCGTTTCTTCATGAGGGTCCACTTCGACGTCTCCGACCCGGACACGAATGCGAAAACCCTGCGTTACCGATTCGGTCCCGTCGCCGAGGCCTACCGCATCGACTGGACCCTGAGCGAGGCGTCGACCCCGACCCGGACGCTCATCATGGTGTCCAAGTTCGGCCACTGCCTCAACGATCTGCTCTTTCGCCGGCGCACCGGTGCCCTCAACATCGAGATCCCCGCGATCGTCTCCAACCACCGGGACTTCGAGGGGCTGGCGGAGACCTACGGCATCCCCTTCCACCACATCCCGGTCACCAAGGACACCAAGGCCGAGGCCGAGGCGCGCCTGATGGAGCTGGTACGCGAGCTGGACATCGACCTGGTCGTGCTGGCCCGCTACATGCAGATCCTCTCCGACGACCTGTGCAAGCAGCTCGAAGGCCGCGCCATCAACATCCACCACTCCTTCCTGCCCAGTTTCAAGGGCGCACGCCCGTACGAGCAGGCCTACGCCCGCGGCGTGAAGCTCGTCGGCGCGACGGCGCACTACGTGACACCGGACCTGGACGAGGGACAGATCATCGAGCAGGACGTGGTCAGGGTGGACCACTCGCTCGACCCCGGGGACCTGGTCACGGTGGGACGGGACGTGGAGGCGCAGGTCCTCGCGCACGCGGTGAAGTGGCACAGCGAGAGCCGCGTCATGGTGTACGACAACCGCACGGTGGTCTTCCGCTGA
- a CDS encoding 5,10-methylenetetrahydrofolate reductase, producing MATAGLRALLDSVRYEVLPAKTTEDKVLAHVPRDVVVTVTASPVKGLEPTLDLAGRLAANGYRVVPHVPARLLRDEAHLKDVVDRLREAGVDDVFVPAGDADPPAGAYDGALPVLRGLSELGRPFARVGVTGYPESHPLIHDDVTIQAMWDKREHATYIVSNLCFDPRVLGEWIARIRRRDVTLPVHLGVAGPVQRAKLLTMATKIGVGESTRFLTRHASWFLRFATPGGYSPDRLLARGEKALTAPSAGVAGLHLFTFNQIAETERWRRAAIDRLGS from the coding sequence TTGGCCACCGCCGGACTGAGGGCGCTCCTCGACAGTGTCCGCTACGAGGTGCTGCCCGCGAAGACGACCGAGGACAAGGTCCTCGCCCATGTCCCGCGCGACGTCGTCGTCACCGTGACGGCGTCGCCGGTCAAGGGCCTGGAACCGACCCTCGACCTCGCCGGGCGGCTCGCGGCGAACGGCTACCGCGTCGTCCCGCACGTGCCCGCGCGGCTGCTGCGGGACGAGGCGCACCTGAAGGACGTCGTCGACCGGCTGCGCGAGGCGGGCGTGGACGACGTCTTCGTCCCCGCGGGCGACGCCGATCCGCCGGCCGGGGCCTACGACGGGGCGCTGCCGGTGCTGCGCGGGCTGAGCGAGCTGGGCAGGCCCTTCGCCCGCGTCGGCGTCACCGGTTATCCCGAGAGCCATCCGCTCATCCACGACGACGTCACCATCCAGGCCATGTGGGACAAGCGCGAGCACGCCACGTACATCGTGAGCAACCTCTGCTTCGACCCGCGGGTGCTGGGGGAGTGGATCGCCCGGATACGGCGCCGGGACGTCACCCTGCCCGTCCACCTGGGCGTCGCGGGGCCCGTGCAGCGGGCGAAGCTGCTGACGATGGCGACGAAGATCGGCGTGGGCGAGTCGACGCGCTTCCTCACCAGGCACGCCTCGTGGTTCCTGCGGTTCGCGACGCCCGGCGGGTACTCGCCCGACAGACTCCTTGCGCGCGGCGAGAAGGCGCTCACCGCGCCGTCGGCGGGGGTGGCCGGGCTGCACCTGTTCACGTTCAACCAGATCGCGGAGACGGAACGGTGGCGCCGTGCCGCGATCGACCGGCTCGGAAGCTGA
- a CDS encoding IclR family transcriptional regulator: MSNHSQDSEASNSPAGGVQSVDRAISVLEILAQRGEAGVSEVAAEIDVHKSTAFRLLGALEARGLVEQAGDRGKYRLGFGIVRLAGAVTGRIDITQQGRPVCERLAEEIGETVNIAVMQEHYAINLCQVRGPGAVTAHNWVGQLTPLHATSSGKILLAHLPAEERAALLAEAGLKKSTPHTLTSRTKLEKNLAEARERGYAWTLEELEIGLHAMAAPIRGRDGTVIAALSASGPSYRFTEERLHELSPVLLKGAEEISHRMGYMG; the protein is encoded by the coding sequence ATGAGCAACCACAGCCAAGACAGCGAAGCGTCGAACTCGCCGGCCGGTGGAGTGCAGTCGGTCGACCGCGCCATCAGCGTCCTCGAGATCCTGGCCCAGCGCGGCGAGGCGGGCGTCAGCGAGGTGGCCGCCGAGATCGACGTCCACAAGTCCACCGCGTTCCGCCTGCTCGGCGCCCTGGAGGCGCGCGGCCTGGTGGAGCAGGCGGGCGATCGGGGCAAGTACCGGCTCGGCTTCGGGATCGTCCGTCTGGCCGGTGCGGTCACCGGACGCATCGACATCACCCAGCAGGGCCGCCCGGTCTGCGAGCGTCTCGCCGAGGAGATCGGCGAGACGGTCAACATCGCCGTCATGCAGGAGCACTACGCGATCAACCTCTGCCAGGTGCGCGGCCCCGGGGCCGTCACCGCGCACAACTGGGTCGGCCAGCTGACCCCGTTGCACGCCACCTCCAGCGGCAAGATCCTGCTGGCCCACCTGCCCGCCGAGGAGCGGGCCGCGCTGCTGGCCGAGGCGGGCCTGAAGAAGTCCACTCCGCACACCCTCACCTCGAGGACGAAGCTGGAGAAGAACCTCGCCGAGGCCCGCGAGCGCGGCTACGCGTGGACCCTGGAGGAGCTGGAGATCGGCCTGCACGCGATGGCCGCCCCGATCCGCGGCCGGGACGGCACGGTCATCGCCGCGCTCAGCGCCTCCGGGCCCTCGTACCGCTTCACCGAGGAGCGCCTGCACGAGCTCTCCCCGGTGCTGCTCAAGGGGGCGGAGGAGATCAGCCACCGGATGGGCTACATGGGCTGA
- a CDS encoding ABC transporter permease has translation MAVALEKSAPVAGVRRVGRRTVVAAILAAWLLLFVVLRGKQTLTLAAADLTDLHRWFNDVNDSIGADRNSNPLFLYFFNEIRLVIDNLVTFVQHLISQPPAGRPVPQIGWLGVVGIAGYVSWAVGNWRVALLAVAGFTFLGLQGLWQESMDTLSLTLSAVLVALLFAIPLGVGAGLSERFNRIVTPFLDFMQTMPTFVYLAPLTLFFLIGGASATIATVIYAAPPAIRITAHAIRSVPETTVEAAESLGATRRQALLKVLLPMSKRTVVMGVNQSIMAALAMVTIAALIDAPGLGKTVVQALQSLDVGTAFNAGLAIVVMAIVLDRVTTAAGAREETARRSKNRLLTWRRPLLGVGAVVTAVLVYLSHTYVWAAEFPGEGSIGGSIASAADTVTAWVQDNLSGLTNAFRDGITNGLLNPLQTLLTDSPWWLVGAVLIALGAVLGGWRAGVTTAVCVGLLVGTGLWSDAMTTLASTLVATVLVMLLGIVLGVWMGRSMLVDRLLRPSLDAAQVMPPFVYLVPFLALFGATRFTAIVAAVVYAVPVAIKIIADGVRAVPGTTVEAAVSAGCNTWQIITKVQLPMSCGALTLATNQGLIYVLSMVVVGGLVGAGALGYDVVAGFSQGQLYGKGLAAGLAIVLLGVMFDRITQAAARRASA, from the coding sequence ATGGCCGTCGCCCTGGAGAAGTCCGCCCCCGTGGCCGGCGTACGCAGGGTCGGCCGGCGCACGGTGGTGGCCGCGATCCTGGCCGCCTGGCTGCTGCTCTTCGTGGTCCTCCGCGGAAAGCAGACCCTGACCCTGGCGGCGGCGGACCTCACCGACCTGCACCGGTGGTTCAACGACGTCAACGACTCGATCGGCGCGGACCGCAACTCCAACCCGCTCTTCCTCTACTTCTTCAACGAGATCCGCCTGGTCATCGACAACCTGGTGACCTTCGTCCAGCACCTGATCTCACAGCCCCCCGCCGGCCGCCCCGTCCCGCAGATCGGATGGCTCGGCGTCGTCGGCATCGCGGGCTACGTCTCCTGGGCCGTGGGCAACTGGCGGGTCGCCCTCCTGGCCGTGGCGGGCTTCACCTTCCTGGGGCTGCAGGGGCTGTGGCAGGAGAGCATGGACACCCTGTCGCTCACCCTCTCTGCGGTCCTCGTGGCGCTGCTGTTCGCGATTCCGCTGGGCGTGGGGGCGGGGCTGTCCGAGCGGTTCAACCGGATCGTGACGCCCTTCCTGGACTTCATGCAGACGATGCCGACCTTCGTCTACCTGGCCCCGCTGACCCTGTTCTTCCTCATCGGCGGGGCCTCCGCCACGATCGCCACCGTGATCTACGCGGCACCGCCCGCGATCCGCATCACCGCGCACGCCATCCGCTCCGTCCCCGAGACCACCGTCGAGGCCGCCGAATCGCTGGGCGCGACACGGCGTCAGGCGCTGCTGAAGGTCCTGCTGCCCATGTCGAAGCGGACCGTGGTGATGGGTGTCAACCAGTCGATCATGGCCGCCCTGGCCATGGTGACCATCGCCGCCCTGATCGACGCGCCCGGTCTCGGCAAGACCGTCGTCCAGGCCCTTCAGTCGCTCGATGTGGGAACGGCCTTCAACGCGGGACTCGCCATCGTCGTCATGGCGATCGTCCTCGACCGGGTCACCACGGCGGCCGGCGCCCGCGAGGAGACGGCCCGGCGTTCGAAGAACCGCCTCCTCACGTGGCGCAGGCCGCTGCTCGGCGTGGGCGCGGTGGTCACGGCGGTCCTCGTCTATCTGTCGCACACCTATGTATGGGCGGCGGAGTTCCCCGGCGAGGGCAGTATCGGTGGTTCCATCGCGAGTGCGGCGGACACCGTGACCGCCTGGGTGCAGGACAACCTCTCGGGCCTCACCAACGCCTTCCGCGACGGCATCACCAACGGCCTGCTCAATCCGCTCCAGACGCTGCTCACCGACTCCCCGTGGTGGCTCGTCGGCGCGGTGCTGATCGCACTCGGCGCCGTGCTCGGCGGTTGGCGGGCCGGGGTCACCACGGCCGTGTGCGTGGGCCTGCTGGTCGGCACCGGCCTGTGGTCGGACGCCATGACGACGCTGGCGTCGACCCTCGTGGCGACGGTGCTGGTCATGCTGCTCGGCATCGTCCTCGGGGTGTGGATGGGGCGCAGCATGCTCGTGGACCGGCTGCTGCGGCCCTCCCTGGACGCGGCGCAGGTCATGCCGCCGTTCGTCTACCTCGTGCCGTTCCTGGCGCTGTTCGGCGCGACCCGCTTCACGGCCATCGTCGCGGCGGTCGTCTACGCGGTGCCGGTCGCCATCAAGATCATCGCGGACGGGGTGCGGGCCGTGCCAGGCACCACCGTCGAGGCGGCCGTGTCCGCCGGGTGCAACACCTGGCAGATCATCACCAAGGTCCAACTGCCGATGTCATGCGGCGCCCTGACGCTCGCCACCAACCAGGGCCTGATCTATGTGCTGTCGATGGTCGTCGTGGGCGGCCTGGTGGGGGCGGGCGCCCTCGGCTACGACGTCGTGGCCGGATTCTCGCAGGGCCAGCTGTACGGGAAGGGGCTCGCGGCGGGACTCGCCATCGTCCTTCTCGGAGTCATGTTCGACCGGATCACCCAGGCAGCGGCGCGACGCGCGAGCGCGTAA
- a CDS encoding aldehyde dehydrogenase family protein yields the protein MADLYVAGEWRDPVAGGCREIRCPADGSLTATVSEGTRPDTEAAIAAARRAFDEGPWPRTSERERGALLLRTADLIERDAKEFARAESLDTGKRLVESEYDIADVVSCFRYYGGIGGIDAGRVIDTGRDDAVSRVVYEPIGVCGLITPWNYPLLQASWKVAPALLAGNTIVLKPSELTPSTSILLMKALEEAGLPAGVANLVLGAGPEAGAPLSEDPAVDMVSFTGGLETGKRIMAAAAATVKKVALELGGKNPNVVFADADFETAVDFALTAVFLHSGQVCSAGARLIVEDSLHDRFVDEVVRRARRIRLGGPFDPEAETGALISARHREKVEAYVAAGLAEGAVLRCGGERPDDPTLGDGFYYPPTVLDECRQDMRVVHEESFGPVLTVERFTDEDDAVRIANDTEYGLAGAVWTQDAGKAQRVARRLRHGTVWINDYHPYVPQAEWGGFGHSGVGRELGPTGLNEYREPKHIWQNIQPRPQHWFRG from the coding sequence GTGGCAGATCTGTATGTGGCTGGGGAATGGCGGGACCCGGTGGCCGGCGGGTGCCGGGAGATCCGCTGTCCCGCCGACGGCTCGCTCACCGCGACCGTTTCGGAAGGGACGCGCCCCGACACCGAGGCGGCGATCGCCGCGGCCCGCCGGGCCTTCGACGAGGGCCCCTGGCCGCGCACCTCCGAGCGGGAGCGCGGCGCGCTGCTGCTGCGCACCGCCGACCTCATCGAGCGCGACGCCAAGGAGTTCGCCCGCGCCGAGTCGCTGGACACCGGCAAGCGGCTGGTGGAGAGCGAGTACGACATCGCCGACGTCGTCTCCTGCTTCCGCTACTACGGCGGGATCGGCGGCATCGACGCCGGGCGTGTGATCGACACCGGCCGCGACGACGCCGTGAGCCGTGTCGTCTACGAGCCGATCGGCGTGTGCGGCCTGATCACCCCGTGGAACTATCCGCTGCTGCAGGCGAGTTGGAAGGTCGCCCCGGCGCTCCTCGCCGGCAACACGATCGTCCTCAAGCCCAGTGAGCTCACCCCCTCCACCTCGATCCTGCTGATGAAGGCGCTGGAGGAGGCCGGGCTCCCGGCCGGCGTCGCCAACCTCGTCCTGGGCGCCGGGCCCGAGGCGGGCGCCCCGCTCTCCGAGGACCCCGCCGTCGACATGGTCTCCTTCACGGGCGGCCTGGAGACCGGCAAGCGGATCATGGCCGCCGCCGCGGCGACCGTGAAGAAGGTGGCGCTGGAGCTCGGTGGCAAGAACCCCAACGTGGTCTTCGCCGACGCCGACTTCGAGACGGCCGTGGACTTCGCCCTCACGGCCGTCTTCCTGCATTCCGGGCAGGTCTGCTCGGCCGGCGCCCGGCTGATCGTCGAGGACTCGCTGCACGACCGGTTCGTCGACGAGGTCGTCCGCCGCGCCCGGCGGATCCGCCTCGGCGGGCCCTTCGACCCCGAGGCCGAGACCGGAGCGCTGATCTCCGCGCGGCACCGGGAGAAGGTCGAGGCGTACGTCGCGGCAGGCCTCGCCGAGGGCGCCGTACTGCGCTGCGGTGGTGAACGGCCCGACGATCCGACCCTCGGAGACGGCTTCTACTACCCGCCGACCGTCCTCGACGAGTGCCGGCAGGACATGCGCGTCGTGCACGAGGAGTCCTTCGGGCCCGTGCTCACCGTCGAGCGCTTCACCGACGAGGACGACGCCGTACGCATCGCCAACGACACCGAGTACGGACTCGCCGGAGCCGTGTGGACGCAGGACGCCGGCAAGGCCCAGCGGGTCGCCCGGCGGCTGCGCCACGGCACGGTGTGGATCAACGACTACCACCCCTACGTGCCGCAAGCGGAATGGGGTGGCTTCGGGCACTCGGGCGTGGGCCGGGAGCTGGGACCGACCGGTCTGAACGAGTACCGAGAGCCCAAACACATCTGGCAGAACATCCAACCCCGGCCGCAACACTGGTTCCGCGGCTGA
- the betA gene encoding choline dehydrogenase, giving the protein MAPLQYDFVIVGGGSAGSALANRLSADPANRVLVLEAGRSDYPWDVFIHMPAALTYPIGSRFYDWKYESEPEPHMGGRRIYHARGKVLGGSSSINGMIFQRGNPMDYERWAADPGMETWDYAHCLPYFRRMENCLAADPDDEFRGHDGPLVLERGPATSPLFDAFFKATQEAGYAPTDDVNGYRQEGFAKFDRNVHRGRRLSASKAYLKPVMKRPNLTVRTRSLVTRVLFEGKKAVGVEYQRGKGALQQVRAKEVILCGGAINSPQLLQLSGVGNAQELSALGIDVVHDLPGVGENMQDHLEVYVQYACKQPVSMQPYMAKWRAPFIGLQWLFRKGPAATNHFEGGGFARSNEDVDYPNLMFHFLPVAVRYDGSSPAGGHGYQVHVGPMYSDAIGSVKIRSKDPREHPALRFNYLSTEQDRREWVEAIRVSRRILGQPAMSPYNDGEISPGPEVETDEEILAWVAKEGETALHPSCTCKMGTDEMSVVDPTSMRVHGLEGIRVVDASVMPYVTNGNIYAPVMMIAEKAADLILGKEPQAPSKAAYYRLRDARKQVG; this is encoded by the coding sequence ATGGCTCCCCTGCAATACGACTTCGTCATTGTCGGCGGCGGATCGGCCGGCAGCGCACTGGCGAACAGGCTCTCCGCGGACCCGGCGAACCGGGTGCTGGTACTGGAGGCCGGCCGCTCCGACTACCCGTGGGACGTCTTCATCCACATGCCCGCGGCGCTGACCTACCCGATCGGCAGCCGCTTCTACGACTGGAAGTACGAGTCCGAGCCCGAGCCCCACATGGGCGGCCGGCGCATCTACCACGCGCGCGGCAAGGTGCTCGGCGGCTCCAGCAGCATCAACGGCATGATCTTCCAGCGCGGCAACCCCATGGACTACGAGCGCTGGGCCGCCGACCCCGGCATGGAGACCTGGGACTACGCCCACTGCCTGCCGTACTTCCGGCGGATGGAGAACTGTCTCGCCGCCGACCCGGACGACGAGTTCCGCGGCCACGACGGCCCCCTCGTCCTCGAACGCGGTCCCGCGACCAGCCCGCTCTTCGACGCCTTCTTCAAGGCCACCCAGGAGGCGGGCTACGCCCCCACCGACGACGTCAACGGGTACCGGCAGGAAGGCTTCGCCAAGTTCGACCGCAACGTCCACCGGGGCCGCCGCCTGTCGGCCTCCAAGGCGTACCTCAAGCCGGTCATGAAGCGGCCCAACCTCACCGTCAGGACCCGCTCGCTCGTGACCCGCGTGCTCTTCGAGGGCAAGAAGGCCGTCGGCGTCGAGTACCAGCGCGGCAAGGGCGCCCTCCAGCAGGTCCGCGCCAAGGAGGTCATCCTGTGCGGCGGCGCGATCAACTCCCCGCAGCTGCTCCAGCTCTCCGGCGTCGGCAACGCTCAGGAGCTGAGCGCCCTCGGCATCGACGTCGTCCACGACCTGCCGGGCGTCGGCGAGAACATGCAGGACCACCTCGAGGTCTACGTCCAGTACGCCTGCAAGCAGCCGGTCTCCATGCAGCCGTACATGGCGAAGTGGCGGGCCCCCTTCATCGGCCTGCAGTGGCTGTTCCGCAAGGGCCCGGCCGCCACCAACCACTTCGAGGGCGGCGGCTTCGCCCGCAGCAACGAGGACGTGGACTACCCCAACCTGATGTTCCACTTCCTGCCGGTCGCGGTCCGCTACGACGGCTCCTCGCCGGCCGGCGGCCACGGCTACCAGGTGCACGTGGGGCCCATGTACTCCGACGCCATCGGCTCGGTGAAGATCAGGAGCAAGGACCCGCGCGAGCACCCGGCGCTGCGCTTCAACTACCTCTCCACCGAGCAGGACCGCCGGGAGTGGGTCGAGGCCATCCGCGTCTCCCGCAGGATCCTCGGCCAGCCCGCGATGTCCCCGTACAACGACGGGGAGATCTCGCCCGGCCCGGAGGTCGAGACGGACGAGGAGATCCTCGCCTGGGTCGCCAAGGAGGGCGAGACCGCCCTGCACCCGTCCTGCACCTGCAAGATGGGCACCGACGAGATGTCCGTCGTCGACCCCACCAGCATGCGCGTGCACGGCCTGGAAGGCATCCGCGTGGTCGACGCGTCGGTGATGCCGTACGTCACCAACGGCAACATCTACGCACCGGTGATGATGATCGCCGAGAAGGCCGCCGACCTGATCCTCGGCAAGGAGCCGCAGGCGCCGTCGAAGGCCGCGTACTACCGCCTCCGTGACGCCCGGAAGCAGGTCGGGTAG